A single genomic interval of Candidatus Bathyarchaeum sp. harbors:
- a CDS encoding glutaredoxin family protein gives MGFTNELSSPPAHPPTNGVVVYTTSGCPRCDMLKKWLKNKNTNFEEKNLEDSDVMTDLVMRNFVVMSAPALEVNGDVFTDSQIFENNGVIKSDISKIFEGM, from the coding sequence ATGGGCTTTACAAACGAACTTAGCAGTCCTCCTGCGCATCCACCCACAAACGGCGTAGTGGTTTACACAACCAGTGGATGCCCTCGATGTGACATGCTGAAAAAATGGTTAAAAAATAAAAACACGAATTTTGAAGAAAAAAACCTAGAAGACTCAGACGTAATGACCGACCTAGTTATGCGAAATTTTGTCGTAATGTCCGCGCCCGCTCTGGAAGTTAATGGAGACGTATTTACAGATAGCCAAATATTCGAAAATAATGGCGTAATCAAATCTGATATTTCAAAAATATTTGAGGGAATGTGA